One stretch of Thermococcus sp. M36 DNA includes these proteins:
- a CDS encoding class III signal peptide-containing protein: MRRKAQGAIEYLFMIAAALIIILIVVRQLQGRTSTATETIQNTSGALESNLTNLSGSA, translated from the coding sequence ATGAGGAGGAAGGCCCAGGGTGCAATCGAGTATCTGTTCATGATCGCCGCGGCCCTGATAATAATCCTGATCGTCGTTAGGCAGCTGCAGGGCAGAACCAGCACGGCAACTGAGACCATACAGAACACCTCTGGAGCCCTTGAGAGCAACCTCACCAACCTGAGTGGAAGCGCCTGA
- a CDS encoding adaptin domain-containing protein has translation MVTAMVILPFGSKKKKLKRLIEEERFEDVLSIVTKDKKSLNSLMELLEEPSPGIRGDVLLVLSMVTEKDPSPLGPHMEMLLQKAISLTRDNNPYVKENAMVLSYNLVRLSSGRTEKLKGMVLEDLLAAIKDGDRNTKAFAVMMLGELGAAEARREIESLVEVEDKVILPFEGKKWVPLGEIAREALEKL, from the coding sequence ATGGTGACTGCTATGGTTATCCTTCCCTTTGGTTCAAAAAAGAAAAAGCTAAAGCGCCTCATCGAGGAGGAACGCTTTGAGGATGTCCTTTCGATAGTAACAAAGGATAAAAAATCCCTGAACAGTCTCATGGAGCTTTTGGAAGAGCCTTCACCCGGTATTAGAGGCGATGTGTTGTTGGTTTTAAGCATGGTTACGGAGAAGGATCCTTCCCCTCTTGGGCCCCACATGGAGATGCTTCTTCAGAAGGCCATCAGTCTTACGAGGGATAACAACCCGTATGTGAAAGAAAACGCCATGGTGCTGTCATACAATCTCGTCCGCCTCTCCAGTGGCAGGACAGAAAAGCTAAAGGGGATGGTGCTCGAAGATCTCCTCGCGGCAATTAAAGACGGAGACAGAAACACAAAAGCGTTCGCCGTCATGATGCTCGGGGAACTTGGAGCAGCGGAAGCCAGGAGGGAAATTGAAAGCCTGGTGGAGGTGGAGGACAAGGTGATACTCCCGTTCGAAGGCAAGAAGTGGGTTCCCCTTGGGGAGATAGCGAGAGAGGCCCTTGAAAAGCTGTGA
- a CDS encoding site-2 protease family protein, which produces MVEGIYECVTCGHRESVGSNDPLLEGACPRCGGDMVLVGFLDGVGGESSIRPEDAAPGHSLPPKPLIEALAQFYRLELEGTEGDVFVFRVEEIYEPGFEKVLKKLEGLGYWAALKKRGGKVLLFVFPAGEVKEDNRWLPWVFLIATVFTTLFAGYYLALSYAQILDMYGLPGVRDPWLNAVAFSVSLLAILGTHELGHKIAAAYHGVWATMPYFIPFPSMLGTLGAVIRVKSPLPTRDAAIDLGVSGPIAGFLVAIPVSIIGLRLSVPVPQGMISPTEGGIAFGENLLFIFLEKYVVSFPENSVVFLHPVAIAGWVGILVTFLNLIPVAQLDGGHIARAFLGEKVHRYLTMAVGLLLIGMSFLWTGWLIWGMLVLLMGSMGNPGALDEVSGVSKKRIILALVVLLIFIVSATPRPLWVTG; this is translated from the coding sequence ATGGTGGAAGGAATCTATGAGTGCGTAACCTGCGGCCACAGGGAGTCTGTGGGTTCAAACGACCCCCTGCTCGAGGGTGCGTGCCCCCGTTGCGGGGGCGATATGGTGCTTGTTGGATTTCTGGACGGAGTAGGAGGGGAATCTTCCATTCGTCCAGAAGACGCGGCGCCGGGCCACTCCCTGCCACCCAAACCCCTCATAGAGGCGCTCGCACAGTTCTACCGTCTTGAGCTGGAGGGGACTGAAGGGGATGTCTTTGTTTTTCGGGTGGAGGAGATATACGAACCCGGCTTTGAGAAAGTTCTAAAGAAGCTTGAGGGGCTCGGATACTGGGCGGCGCTGAAAAAAAGGGGCGGAAAGGTCCTGCTGTTTGTTTTCCCGGCAGGAGAAGTCAAGGAAGACAACCGGTGGCTTCCATGGGTCTTTTTAATAGCCACGGTGTTTACGACACTTTTTGCCGGGTACTACCTCGCCCTATCCTACGCCCAGATTCTTGACATGTACGGGCTGCCGGGAGTACGGGATCCCTGGCTCAACGCGGTCGCGTTTTCAGTCAGCCTGCTGGCAATACTCGGCACCCACGAGCTCGGCCACAAAATTGCGGCAGCATATCATGGCGTATGGGCCACGATGCCCTACTTTATACCGTTTCCAAGCATGCTGGGCACTCTGGGTGCGGTAATACGAGTGAAGTCCCCCCTGCCCACAAGGGACGCCGCGATAGACCTCGGTGTCAGCGGCCCTATAGCAGGGTTTCTTGTGGCAATCCCGGTCAGCATCATCGGCCTGAGGCTCTCGGTTCCCGTTCCCCAGGGTATGATATCCCCGACGGAGGGGGGAATAGCCTTCGGGGAGAACCTCCTTTTCATCTTCCTGGAGAAGTACGTGGTCTCCTTCCCGGAGAACTCGGTGGTTTTCCTCCACCCCGTCGCCATCGCTGGCTGGGTGGGCATTCTCGTGACCTTTCTGAACCTTATCCCTGTGGCCCAGCTGGACGGCGGGCACATCGCCAGGGCATTTCTAGGCGAAAAGGTGCACCGCTACCTGACAATGGCGGTGGGGCTGCTACTTATAGGCATGAGCTTTCTCTGGACTGGCTGGCTTATATGGGGAATGCTGGTCCTGCTTATGGGCTCAATGGGAAACCCCGGGGCGCTTGATGAGGTCTCAGGAGTATCAAAGAAAAGGATCATCCTGGCCCTGGTGGTCCTGCTCATTTTTATCGTCTCCGCAACCCCCAGGCCCCTCTGGGTCACTGGGTAG
- a CDS encoding dihydrodipicolinate synthase family protein, with product MRGVIVPLVTPFNEDYSIDVPALEEHIEFLQKAGVHGVFINATTGEFTSLSTDERKFLAEKGRELVTSAFYLVGTASSNTFEVIELTKHAQDIGADYAVIAPPYYCPVNDDALFRHYSMVAEKTDIPIILYNIPSCANPLSVPLIKRLALEYSNIVGVKETIDSINHIRDVIFDVKGERKDFRVFTGLDQHFLNTLILGGDGGIMACANFAPEIHLAVWKAFQEKRFEEAFQGARRLAELSRVYSLASSFGSAIKLAMSVRGFSIKPILRPPYVVDGEETKEEIRRLLVKVMG from the coding sequence ATGCGCGGTGTAATAGTCCCCTTGGTTACCCCGTTCAACGAGGACTACTCGATAGACGTTCCCGCTTTGGAAGAGCACATCGAGTTCCTCCAGAAGGCTGGAGTGCACGGAGTATTTATCAACGCGACGACCGGAGAGTTCACAAGCCTGAGCACTGATGAGAGGAAGTTTCTGGCCGAGAAGGGACGAGAACTCGTAACCTCTGCCTTCTACCTCGTCGGCACCGCATCGTCAAATACTTTCGAGGTCATCGAGCTGACGAAGCATGCCCAGGACATAGGTGCCGACTACGCCGTCATAGCGCCCCCCTACTACTGCCCCGTCAATGACGATGCCCTGTTCAGGCACTACTCGATGGTTGCGGAGAAGACAGATATCCCAATCATACTCTACAACATCCCCTCCTGCGCCAATCCTCTGAGCGTCCCCCTTATCAAGCGCCTTGCCCTGGAGTACTCAAACATCGTGGGCGTCAAGGAGACCATCGACAGCATAAACCACATCAGAGACGTTATCTTTGATGTCAAAGGAGAGAGGAAGGACTTCAGGGTCTTCACAGGTCTAGACCAGCACTTCCTGAACACCCTTATCCTCGGCGGCGACGGTGGCATAATGGCCTGCGCCAACTTCGCACCTGAGATTCACCTCGCGGTGTGGAAGGCATTTCAGGAGAAGCGCTTCGAGGAGGCATTCCAAGGTGCACGCAGACTAGCGGAACTGTCGAGAGTCTACAGCCTGGCGTCGTCCTTCGGCTCCGCGATAAAGCTGGCGATGTCGGTAAGGGGCTTCTCGATAAAGCCGATTTTGAGGCCACCCTACGTGGTGGATGGCGAAGAAACGAAGGAGGAGATAAGAAGACTGCTGGTGAAAGTGATGGGCTGA
- a CDS encoding pro-sigmaK processing inhibitor BofA family protein, whose amino-acid sequence MLEGIIFLILLAVALYVVVKLTIAVLKWMAANAIVGLILVGILNFLGVTHIALTPLNFLIIAIGGVVGVFLLVLLSLF is encoded by the coding sequence GTGCTGGAAGGAATAATCTTTCTGATACTGCTGGCTGTGGCCCTCTATGTTGTTGTGAAGCTCACGATAGCCGTCCTCAAATGGATGGCCGCAAACGCCATCGTGGGCCTCATCTTGGTGGGCATACTGAACTTCTTAGGAGTCACCCACATTGCACTTACCCCGCTGAACTTCCTGATAATAGCCATCGGGGGAGTTGTGGGGGTCTTTCTTCTGGTGTTGCTGTCCCTTTTCTAG
- a CDS encoding DUF126 domain-containing protein: protein MELKGRKIVGGKAGGELIVSQKPLSFLGGVDPETGIVTDAESDIRGQSIAGKILAFPRGKGSTVGSYVIYALKKNGKAPKAIIVGEAETIVATGAIISEIPMVDGVDVSKLRSGMRARVDADKGLVEVEE, encoded by the coding sequence ATGGAACTCAAGGGCAGGAAGATAGTAGGGGGAAAAGCCGGGGGTGAGCTCATCGTCTCTCAAAAGCCCCTCTCGTTCCTCGGCGGTGTTGACCCAGAGACAGGCATAGTTACCGACGCTGAGAGCGACATCAGGGGTCAGAGTATAGCGGGGAAGATACTTGCCTTTCCGCGCGGTAAGGGTTCAACTGTCGGCTCATACGTTATCTATGCCCTAAAGAAGAACGGAAAGGCTCCGAAGGCGATAATCGTCGGCGAGGCAGAGACTATAGTTGCAACTGGGGCCATAATCTCCGAGATTCCCATGGTGGATGGGGTAGACGTCTCGAAGCTGAGGAGCGGGATGAGGGCTAGGGTCGACGCCGATAAAGGGCTGGTCGAGGTTGAGGAATAG
- the prf1 gene encoding peptide chain release factor aRF-1 — MSHKSAEMYELKKKVEELKSYRGRATELVSLYIPAGYDINKVMQQLREEYGTAQNIKSKSTRKNVLGALERAMQHLKLYRKTPDTGLALFVGNVSEQEGVSDIKLWAVIPPEPLKVRLYRCDQTFVTEPLEEMLRVKDAYGLITVEKNEATIGILRGKRIDVIDELTSNVPGKTRAGGQSARRYERIREQETHEFMKRIGEHANKAFLPLLEKGELRGIIIGGPGPTKEEFVDGDYLHHELRKKVIGVVDISYHGEYGLRELVEKASDILKDHEAVKERHLIQNFFRHLVKDTGMITYGEKEVRNALELGAVDTLLISEGYDRVRVRAKCNSCGWQEEKTMSEQEFHIYKKRLTHCPECGSQNISFEKWDVAEELIKMAEEAGSEVEVISLDTEEGQQFYKAFGGIGAFLRYKIR; from the coding sequence ATGTCTCACAAGTCTGCCGAGATGTACGAACTCAAAAAGAAGGTGGAGGAGCTCAAGAGCTATCGAGGGCGAGCAACTGAACTCGTCAGCCTCTACATTCCCGCAGGATACGACATAAACAAGGTCATGCAGCAGCTCCGCGAGGAGTACGGAACGGCACAGAACATCAAGAGCAAATCCACGCGAAAGAACGTCCTTGGGGCCCTTGAAAGAGCCATGCAGCACCTCAAGCTCTACCGCAAGACGCCCGACACGGGGCTGGCCCTCTTTGTCGGAAACGTCAGCGAGCAGGAGGGTGTCAGCGACATAAAGCTTTGGGCGGTGATTCCTCCCGAACCACTCAAGGTCAGGCTCTACCGCTGCGACCAGACCTTCGTTACGGAGCCCCTTGAGGAGATGCTCCGCGTTAAAGACGCCTACGGCCTGATAACGGTCGAGAAGAATGAGGCCACCATAGGGATACTCCGCGGGAAGAGGATAGACGTCATTGATGAGCTGACCTCAAACGTTCCAGGAAAGACCCGCGCAGGCGGTCAGTCCGCGAGGCGTTACGAGAGGATCCGCGAGCAGGAGACCCACGAGTTCATGAAGCGCATTGGGGAACACGCCAACAAGGCCTTTCTCCCGCTCCTGGAGAAGGGCGAGCTGAGGGGTATAATCATAGGTGGCCCGGGACCGACCAAGGAGGAGTTCGTCGACGGGGACTACCTCCACCACGAGCTCAGGAAGAAGGTAATCGGCGTTGTTGATATCAGCTACCACGGTGAGTACGGCCTGAGGGAGCTCGTCGAGAAGGCCAGCGACATCCTCAAAGACCACGAAGCCGTCAAGGAGCGCCATCTGATTCAAAACTTCTTCAGGCACCTCGTCAAGGACACTGGGATGATAACATACGGTGAGAAGGAAGTCAGAAACGCCCTTGAGCTTGGGGCCGTTGATACCCTCCTCATCAGCGAGGGCTACGACCGCGTCAGAGTCCGTGCCAAGTGCAACAGCTGCGGCTGGCAGGAGGAGAAGACTATGAGCGAGCAGGAGTTCCACATCTACAAGAAGAGGCTCACCCACTGCCCGGAGTGCGGCAGCCAGAACATCAGCTTCGAGAAGTGGGACGTGGCAGAGGAGCTGATAAAGATGGCCGAGGAAGCCGGCTCAGAAGTCGAGGTTATCTCTCTTGACACAGAAGAGGGTCAGCAGTTTTACAAGGCTTTCGGGGGCATAGGCGCCTTCCTGAGGTACAAAATAAGATAA
- a CDS encoding aconitase X catalytic domain-containing protein, translating to MYLTKEEELILAGEYGYALQKAMEILVALGEIYGADRLIPIKSAQVAGVSYKNIGEAGVEFLRDFVNAGAKVSVYTTLNPAGIGDDEFMEKQAEVLELYRRMGIEATSTCTPYYGANLPKFGDHLAWSESSAVSFANSIIGARTNREGGPSSLAAAIVGKTPNYGLHLDENRKATVIVDTEAKVESFADYAALGYHLGKTLGNDVPYIKGLKPESNDLLKEMGAAMAASGSIALYHVEGETPEYREAVVDKLETITVEDSDIKAVKEAFNDDWSEIDMILIGCPHASLQEVKEIAELLRMRGKPLKIPLFITTGRAVKVLADALGYTDTIERYNGRIIPDACFVVSPIRGWYRGIATNSGKSAFYFRSFGFKVRLDDAENLIKEAP from the coding sequence ATGTACCTGACAAAGGAAGAAGAGCTCATCCTGGCCGGCGAATACGGCTACGCCCTCCAGAAGGCCATGGAGATACTCGTGGCTCTGGGCGAAATCTACGGTGCCGACAGGCTTATCCCAATCAAAAGCGCCCAAGTCGCAGGTGTTTCATACAAGAACATCGGTGAAGCGGGCGTTGAGTTCCTGAGGGACTTCGTGAACGCCGGGGCCAAGGTCTCAGTCTACACGACACTCAATCCCGCTGGGATAGGCGACGACGAGTTCATGGAGAAGCAGGCTGAAGTCCTTGAGCTTTACCGCAGAATGGGAATAGAGGCAACCTCCACATGCACCCCATATTACGGAGCAAACCTCCCAAAGTTCGGCGACCATCTGGCATGGAGCGAGAGCTCTGCGGTGTCCTTTGCCAACTCGATAATAGGTGCAAGGACAAACCGGGAAGGTGGGCCGTCGAGCCTAGCAGCCGCGATTGTTGGAAAAACGCCGAACTACGGCCTCCACCTCGACGAGAACAGAAAGGCAACGGTCATCGTGGACACTGAGGCGAAAGTGGAGAGCTTTGCGGACTACGCGGCCTTAGGCTACCACCTCGGAAAGACCCTCGGCAACGACGTGCCCTACATCAAGGGACTGAAGCCCGAGAGCAATGACCTTCTTAAGGAAATGGGGGCTGCTATGGCCGCTAGCGGCTCGATAGCCCTCTACCACGTCGAGGGCGAGACACCCGAGTACCGGGAGGCGGTGGTGGACAAACTTGAGACCATAACCGTTGAAGATTCCGACATAAAGGCCGTTAAGGAGGCCTTCAACGACGACTGGAGCGAGATAGACATGATTCTCATCGGCTGTCCCCACGCCTCCCTTCAGGAGGTAAAGGAGATAGCCGAGCTCCTCAGGATGCGCGGGAAACCGCTTAAAATACCTCTATTCATAACCACCGGCAGGGCGGTAAAGGTGCTCGCTGATGCCCTCGGCTACACTGACACCATAGAGCGGTACAACGGGAGGATTATACCCGACGCGTGCTTCGTGGTCTCCCCGATAAGGGGCTGGTACAGAGGTATAGCGACCAACAGCGGAAAGAGCGCGTTCTATTTCCGCTCCTTTGGCTTTAAGGTCAGGCTCGACGACGCTGAAAACCTGATTAAGGAGGCCCCGTGA